One genomic region from Bacillus aquiflavi encodes:
- a CDS encoding sigma-54 interaction domain-containing protein: MNTLKDIPIAMLETILEEAIEWLVVVDKAGNIIYINRNYCHFLGVNREEVIGKHVSNVIENSRMHIVVKSGKEEIADLQYIKGNYMIANRIPIRSNGEVIGAFGTVFFRDAQEWMKMNSHVRSLFLKMQSYIQDIDSGVKYGLSDILAVSKSMNDLKEKVKMIAPSDISILICGESGTGKELFAHSIHQLSGRSHQPFVKVNCAAIPEHLLESELFGYEEGAFTGAKRGGKKGKFQLADGGTLFLDEIGDMPLNMQMKLLRALQEKEVEPIGSTKPISVDVRIIAATNRPLEKMMKEKRFREDLYYRISVVPFNIPPLRDRMEDLSVLCDYFIKKICKKAGKRISGIAKEVMNLFSRYQWPGNVRELENVIGASIHLSNGDMITMDSLPEHMREPSQFPLGEKKLKEILEETEKSLLMQSLKKYQNDKREAAKALGISKSTMYEKLKKYELS, translated from the coding sequence ATGAATACATTGAAGGATATCCCAATTGCAATGTTAGAAACAATTCTAGAAGAAGCTATTGAATGGCTTGTAGTTGTAGATAAGGCCGGTAATATCATTTATATAAATCGGAACTATTGTCATTTTCTCGGTGTTAATAGAGAAGAAGTCATTGGGAAACATGTATCGAATGTGATTGAAAATTCACGTATGCATATTGTTGTAAAATCAGGAAAAGAAGAGATTGCTGATCTTCAATATATAAAAGGAAATTATATGATTGCAAATCGCATTCCAATTCGTTCTAACGGAGAAGTAATCGGTGCATTTGGGACTGTTTTTTTTAGAGATGCACAAGAATGGATGAAAATGAATAGCCATGTTAGAAGTTTATTTTTAAAAATGCAAAGCTACATTCAAGATATTGATAGTGGAGTAAAATATGGATTATCTGACATATTAGCCGTGTCAAAATCGATGAATGATTTAAAAGAAAAAGTAAAAATGATTGCACCTAGTGATATATCTATTTTAATTTGTGGAGAAAGCGGTACAGGCAAAGAATTATTTGCCCATAGCATTCATCAACTGAGCGGGCGCAGTCATCAACCGTTTGTAAAGGTTAATTGTGCCGCAATTCCAGAACATCTTCTTGAATCGGAGTTATTTGGTTATGAAGAGGGAGCCTTTACTGGAGCAAAAAGGGGCGGAAAAAAAGGGAAATTCCAATTGGCTGATGGGGGGACGTTATTTTTAGATGAAATTGGTGACATGCCTCTAAATATGCAAATGAAGCTTTTACGTGCATTACAGGAAAAGGAAGTTGAACCAATCGGCTCAACAAAACCAATTTCAGTAGATGTTCGGATCATAGCCGCTACAAATAGACCGTTAGAAAAAATGATGAAAGAAAAACGATTTCGAGAAGATCTATATTATCGAATTAGTGTTGTCCCATTTAATATTCCCCCTCTAAGAGACAGAATGGAGGATTTGTCGGTCCTTTGTGATTATTTTATTAAAAAAATATGTAAAAAGGCAGGGAAGCGAATAAGCGGAATTGCTAAAGAAGTGATGAATTTATTTAGTCGTTATCAATGGCCTGGAAATGTAAGAGAATTAGAAAACGTGATCGGTGCATCTATCCATTTATCAAACGGTGATATGATTACGATGGACTCTTTACCCGAACATATGAGAGAACCATCTCAATTTCCGTTAGGTGAAAAAAAACTGAAAGAAATTTTGGAGGAAACGGAAAAAAGCTTGCTTATGCAAAGTTTAAAAAAATATCAAAATGACAAGCGAGAGGCTGCAAAGGCACTTGGGATTAGTAAATCAACCATGTACGAAAAATTGAAAAAATATGAGCTAAGTTAA
- a CDS encoding 3-hydroxybutyrate dehydrogenase, with product MIQNKVVFITGAASGIGYKLSKKFAENGAKVVLTDIQEDAVKKCAERLRQDGFEAAGIKCDVTSEADIQQAIKKSIAHYGSLDILINNAGVQHVSMIEQFPTEKFELLIKIMLTAPFMFIKNVVPIMKKKRFGRIINMASINGLIGFAGKAAYNSAKHGVIGLTKVAALETASYGITVNAICPGYVDTPLVKNQLADLAKTRNLPIEKVLEEVIFPFVPQKRLLSVDEIADVAIFLAGESARGMTGQAVVIDGGYTAQ from the coding sequence ATGATTCAAAATAAAGTTGTTTTTATTACAGGAGCTGCTTCAGGGATCGGTTATAAACTTAGCAAAAAATTTGCTGAAAATGGAGCAAAAGTTGTCTTAACAGATATCCAAGAGGACGCTGTAAAAAAATGTGCAGAAAGGCTTCGTCAAGACGGTTTTGAAGCGGCTGGAATAAAGTGTGACGTAACATCTGAAGCAGATATTCAGCAAGCAATCAAAAAAAGTATCGCCCATTATGGCAGTTTGGACATATTAATAAATAATGCAGGGGTACAGCATGTTTCAATGATTGAACAGTTTCCTACTGAAAAATTTGAGCTTTTAATTAAAATAATGTTAACTGCTCCTTTTATGTTTATAAAGAATGTGGTGCCAATTATGAAAAAAAAACGGTTTGGCAGAATCATAAATATGGCATCAATTAATGGATTAATTGGTTTTGCAGGAAAAGCTGCGTACAATAGTGCGAAGCACGGAGTAATCGGATTAACTAAAGTAGCCGCATTAGAAACCGCTTCTTATGGAATTACTGTGAATGCTATTTGCCCTGGTTATGTAGATACGCCACTTGTGAAAAATCAACTGGCCGATCTAGCTAAAACGAGAAATCTTCCAATTGAAAAAGTACTTGAAGAAGTTATTTTTCCATTTGTACCTCAAAAACGATTGCTTTCTGTTGATGAAATTGCTGATGTAGCGATTTTTTTAGCAGGTGAGTCTGCAAGGGGAATGACAGGTCAGGCAGTTGTCATCGATGGAGGATATACAGCACAGTAG
- a CDS encoding class I SAM-dependent methyltransferase, giving the protein MKLEKILQFARSLMEKAVQKGDVVVDGTLGNGHDTLFLANLVGSNGKVFGFDIQEKAVKITEKRLAENGVLRRASLHHIGHEHISEVISPDYTGKISGAMFNLGYLPGGNKEIVTKPKTTIKAIEQLLQLMASEGVIVLVIYHGHEEGALEREAVLQYVKNLDQSIAHVLQYQFINQVNNPPFIIAIEKK; this is encoded by the coding sequence ATGAAATTAGAAAAAATTTTACAATTCGCTCGATCATTAATGGAAAAAGCAGTGCAAAAAGGTGATGTCGTTGTAGATGGAACATTAGGAAATGGACACGATACGTTATTTTTAGCAAATCTTGTTGGCTCGAACGGAAAAGTATTTGGCTTTGATATTCAAGAAAAAGCAGTCAAAATAACGGAAAAGAGATTAGCAGAAAACGGTGTATTAAGAAGGGCTTCATTACACCATATAGGTCATGAACATATAAGCGAAGTCATTTCACCTGATTATACAGGAAAAATTTCTGGAGCGATGTTTAATTTAGGGTATTTACCTGGAGGTAACAAGGAGATTGTTACAAAACCGAAAACAACTATTAAAGCAATAGAGCAATTATTACAACTAATGGCATCTGAAGGAGTGATCGTGTTAGTTATTTACCATGGACACGAAGAAGGTGCGCTAGAACGAGAAGCCGTTCTTCAATATGTAAAAAATCTTGATCAGTCAATTGCTCACGTACTGCAATATCAATTTATTAACCAAGTGAACAACCCTCCGTTTATTATTGCGATTGAAAAAAAATAA
- the asnB gene encoding asparagine synthase (glutamine-hydrolyzing): MCGFIGCVHDKAQKVLEENEKQFKIMNDLITHRGPDDAGYYFDDYVQFGFRRLSIIDIKSGHQPLSYENERYWIIFNGEIYNYVELREELLKNNKVTFTTNSDTEVIVALYSKLKEKVVEKLRGMFAFVIWDKKEQTLFGARDHFGIKPFFYMEDEKRTFFASEKKSILHALENDVIIYESLQHYLTFQFVPEPNTMSEGICKLEPGHYFTKKIGSKMEIKQYWKATFNPVVKSEENYVKEIRDILFDSVEKHMRSDVPLGSFLSGGIDSSIIASIASKFNPKIKTFSVGFERNGFSEIDVAKETAEKIGVENINYVITPEEYMNELPKIMWHMDDPLADPACVPLYFVAREARKHVSVVLSGEGADELFGGYNIYREPRSLAMFDKIPNIFKALLRKIARMMPEGMKGKSFIERGCTPLEERYIGNAKMFTEDEKRELLLVHKEAIQYHSITKPFYEECQNYAPVEKMQYIDIHTWMRGDILLKADKTTMAHSLELRVPFLDKNVFEIASKLPTNLKIAKGTTKYILRKAAEGIVPDHVLNRKKLGFPVPIRHWLKEEMNEWAKTLIYESKTDHLINKSYLLQLLDDHCRGKGDYSRKIWTVLMFMIWHSIYIEEKYNFAEVSSKEKSVQPMN; the protein is encoded by the coding sequence ATGTGTGGTTTTATTGGTTGTGTGCATGATAAAGCACAAAAAGTTTTAGAAGAAAATGAAAAACAGTTTAAAATAATGAACGACTTGATCACTCATCGCGGTCCCGATGACGCAGGATATTACTTTGACGACTATGTTCAATTTGGATTTCGTCGTTTAAGTATTATCGATATTAAGAGCGGCCACCAACCATTATCGTATGAAAACGAACGATATTGGATTATTTTTAATGGTGAAATTTACAATTATGTAGAATTACGTGAAGAACTATTAAAAAACAACAAAGTTACATTTACAACAAACTCTGATACAGAAGTGATCGTTGCTTTATATAGTAAACTAAAAGAAAAAGTGGTTGAGAAGCTTCGAGGGATGTTTGCCTTTGTTATTTGGGATAAGAAAGAGCAGACATTATTTGGAGCACGTGATCATTTTGGAATAAAACCGTTTTTCTACATGGAAGATGAAAAGCGAACTTTTTTTGCCTCAGAAAAGAAAAGTATTTTACACGCGTTAGAAAATGATGTTATAATTTATGAATCACTTCAGCATTATTTAACGTTTCAGTTTGTTCCAGAGCCAAATACGATGTCAGAAGGAATTTGTAAGCTGGAACCAGGTCATTACTTTACAAAAAAGATAGGTTCAAAAATGGAAATCAAACAGTACTGGAAAGCAACATTTAATCCTGTCGTAAAATCAGAAGAAAATTATGTTAAGGAAATTCGTGATATTTTATTTGATTCTGTTGAGAAACATATGCGTAGTGATGTTCCTTTAGGATCGTTTTTATCAGGTGGGATCGATTCCTCAATCATTGCTTCAATTGCCAGTAAATTCAACCCGAAAATTAAAACATTTTCTGTCGGTTTTGAACGAAATGGATTTAGTGAAATTGATGTAGCAAAGGAAACAGCTGAAAAAATCGGTGTGGAAAATATTAATTATGTTATTACTCCTGAAGAGTATATGAATGAACTGCCGAAAATTATGTGGCATATGGACGATCCTTTAGCTGATCCTGCTTGTGTGCCGCTTTATTTTGTTGCTCGTGAAGCGAGAAAGCATGTTTCGGTTGTTTTATCAGGAGAAGGTGCTGATGAGTTGTTTGGCGGGTATAATATTTATCGTGAACCACGCTCGCTAGCCATGTTCGATAAAATTCCAAATATATTTAAAGCGCTGTTAAGAAAAATAGCACGAATGATGCCTGAAGGAATGAAGGGGAAAAGCTTTATTGAGCGCGGATGCACTCCTCTTGAGGAGCGTTATATAGGGAATGCAAAAATGTTTACAGAGGATGAAAAGCGCGAGCTTCTTCTTGTACATAAAGAAGCTATTCAATACCACTCAATTACAAAGCCATTTTACGAAGAATGTCAAAACTATGCTCCTGTGGAAAAGATGCAATATATAGATATTCATACGTGGATGCGCGGTGACATTTTGCTGAAGGCAGATAAAACGACGATGGCACATTCTCTCGAATTAAGAGTTCCATTTTTAGATAAAAATGTTTTTGAAATCGCATCTAAACTACCGACTAACTTAAAAATTGCAAAAGGAACAACAAAATATATTTTGCGAAAAGCAGCGGAAGGAATTGTACCAGATCATGTTTTAAATCGTAAAAAACTCGGTTTTCCAGTTCCAATTCGTCACTGGTTAAAAGAGGAAATGAACGAATGGGCGAAAACGTTAATTTACGAAAGCAAAACAGATCATTTGATTAATAAATCCTATTTATTGCAACTATTAGATGACCATTGTCGTGGAAAAGGGGATTACAGTCGAAAAATTTGGACTGTTCTTATGTTCATGATTTGGCATAGTATCTATATTGAGGAGAAATACAATTTTGCTGAAGTCTCTAGCAAGGAAAAGTCAGTTCAACCAATGAATTAA
- a CDS encoding YtzC family protein, whose translation MATRQSIEQFIQQCEDSLRSAQEQMNEGSKQEFYHDEEFTNAMQNLEETYNDLLKLYHSANAQQREQLHRMRLQIQQMQTNMILVHY comes from the coding sequence ATGGCTACTCGTCAATCGATAGAACAATTTATTCAACAATGCGAAGATTCACTTCGATCTGCTCAAGAGCAAATGAACGAGGGCAGCAAACAAGAGTTTTATCATGACGAAGAATTTACAAATGCGATGCAAAATCTTGAAGAAACTTATAATGACTTATTAAAGCTCTATCATAGTGCGAATGCACAGCAAAGAGAACAACTGCATCGGATGAGACTCCAAATTCAGCAAATGCAAACGAATATGATTTTGGTTCACTATTAG
- a CDS encoding gamma carbonic anhydrase — MIYPYKDKSPKISETAFIADYVTITGDVEIGAHSSVWFNTVIRGDVAPTYIGEKVNIQDHSILHQSPNNPLIIEDEVTIGHQVILHSCKIRKKALIGMGSIILDNAEIGEGAFIGAGSLVPQGKVIPPNTLAFGRPAKVIRELTEEDIQDMKRISREYVEKGLYYKSLQTK, encoded by the coding sequence ATGATTTATCCGTATAAAGACAAAAGTCCGAAAATATCTGAAACAGCATTTATAGCAGACTATGTAACAATTACAGGTGATGTTGAAATTGGTGCTCATTCAAGTGTTTGGTTTAATACCGTTATCCGTGGTGACGTTGCCCCAACATATATTGGGGAAAAAGTTAACATTCAAGATCATTCAATATTGCACCAAAGTCCAAATAATCCACTTATTATTGAAGATGAGGTAACAATTGGCCATCAAGTTATTTTACATAGTTGTAAAATCCGCAAGAAAGCTTTAATCGGAATGGGATCAATTATTCTTGATAATGCCGAAATTGGTGAAGGTGCATTTATCGGTGCTGGCAGTCTCGTTCCTCAAGGAAAAGTGATCCCTCCTAATACTTTAGCTTTTGGCCGACCTGCAAAAGTTATTCGTGAGTTAACAGAAGAAGATATTCAAGATATGAAGCGTATTTCAAGAGAGTATGTAGAAAAAGGCTTGTATTATAAATCATTACAAACAAAATAA
- a CDS encoding GntP family permease: MLSMIGLIGGLALLIILTMRGMNLLIVGPISALFVALLSGMPLFPQLVSEGEANFVGNYMSGFSGFVTSWYLMFLLGAIFGKVMEDSGAADSVSKFVVEKLGMKYAVLAIVAACAVLTYGGVSLFVVAFSVYPMAISLFKEANLPRRFIPAALAFGSVTFTMTSAGSPEIQNWIPIEYLDTTPYAGWEVSLIVAIFMAIFGYWWLKRMIMKAVSNGETFIRQESDPVVGNQPLPNPFMGMIPLIVVLIISFIFHNSLKQSALIIALLCGVVATYLLNRRYFRHFWNAVSEGTLGALIAIGNTAAVVGFGGVAKAAPAFEAAVHYMTSIPGSPLIGGALAVSVIAGMTGSASGGQVIALPVLAPHYLDMGVNPEALHRVAAISSGALDSLPHNGYVVTTIRAICGESHQAAYNPMAAVSVIVPLIGVALAILLFSFGLGI; encoded by the coding sequence ATGCTCAGCATGATCGGTTTAATTGGGGGACTAGCGTTACTCATTATATTGACAATGAGGGGAATGAACTTATTAATTGTAGGTCCCATTTCAGCACTATTTGTTGCATTATTGAGTGGAATGCCATTGTTCCCGCAACTCGTTTCTGAAGGAGAAGCAAACTTTGTTGGAAATTATATGTCTGGTTTTTCGGGCTTTGTAACGTCCTGGTACTTAATGTTTTTACTTGGAGCGATTTTTGGAAAGGTAATGGAGGATAGCGGAGCTGCGGATAGTGTTTCAAAATTTGTTGTCGAGAAGCTAGGGATGAAATACGCTGTTCTTGCTATTGTAGCTGCTTGTGCTGTTTTAACATACGGCGGTGTAAGCTTGTTCGTTGTTGCTTTTTCTGTTTATCCGATGGCAATCAGTTTGTTCAAAGAGGCCAACTTACCTCGACGCTTTATTCCTGCAGCACTTGCATTCGGTTCAGTCACTTTTACGATGACTTCGGCAGGTTCACCTGAAATTCAAAATTGGATTCCAATCGAATATTTGGATACTACACCTTACGCCGGGTGGGAAGTAAGTTTAATTGTTGCAATATTCATGGCCATTTTCGGTTACTGGTGGCTCAAACGAATGATTATGAAAGCGGTATCAAACGGTGAGACTTTTATCAGACAAGAATCAGATCCAGTGGTAGGGAATCAACCACTTCCAAATCCTTTTATGGGGATGATCCCTTTAATTGTTGTACTCATCATTTCCTTTATTTTCCATAATTCTTTAAAACAATCTGCTCTTATTATCGCTCTTTTATGCGGAGTAGTGGCAACGTATTTATTAAATAGACGTTACTTTAGACATTTTTGGAATGCTGTTTCTGAGGGGACACTTGGTGCTTTAATTGCTATTGGTAATACTGCGGCAGTTGTAGGATTTGGAGGGGTTGCAAAAGCAGCGCCAGCTTTTGAAGCTGCTGTTCATTACATGACAAGTATACCTGGAAGTCCGCTCATTGGCGGAGCGCTAGCAGTTAGTGTAATTGCTGGTATGACTGGTTCGGCATCAGGCGGACAGGTGATCGCCTTACCGGTTCTTGCTCCTCATTATCTTGATATGGGTGTAAATCCAGAAGCACTTCATCGGGTTGCAGCGATTTCGTCAGGTGCACTTGATTCATTGCCGCATAACGGATATGTTGTAACAACTATTAGAGCCATTTGTGGTGAGAGTCATCAAGCTGCTTACAATCCTATGGCTGCGGTATCAGTAATTGTGCCACTAATCGGTGTAGCATTAGCAATTTTATTATTTTCATTTGGACTAGGAATTTAA
- the metK gene encoding methionine adenosyltransferase — translation MSTKRRLFTSESVTDGHPDKICDQISDAILDAILDKDPNARVAAETSVTTGLVLVTGEITTSTYVDIPKIVRETLANIGYTRAKYGFDAETCAVLTSIDEQSADIAIGVDQAIEAREGKMTDEEIEAIGAGDQGLMFGFACNETEELMPLPISLAHKLSRRLSEARKKQIIPYLRPDGKTQVTIEYDENDHPVRVDTIVISTQHHPGVSLEKIKQDLKKYVIEPVVSKELIDENTKYFINPTGRFVIGGPQGDAGLTGRKIIVDTYGGYARHGGGAFSGKDPTKVDRSAAYAARYVAKNIVASGLADKVEVQLAYAIGVAQPVSISIDTFGTGKVSEDILVEVVRQNFDLRPAGIIKMLRLRRPIYKQTAAFGHFGRTDIELPWELTDKADDLRNQALNR, via the coding sequence ATGTCAACTAAACGTCGTTTGTTTACATCCGAATCAGTAACGGATGGTCATCCAGACAAAATTTGTGATCAAATTTCAGATGCAATTTTAGATGCGATATTAGACAAAGATCCAAATGCACGCGTTGCTGCTGAAACATCGGTTACAACTGGATTAGTTCTTGTTACTGGTGAAATAACAACGTCTACTTATGTAGATATTCCAAAAATTGTACGGGAAACATTGGCTAATATTGGATATACGCGAGCGAAATATGGCTTTGATGCTGAAACGTGTGCTGTTTTAACTTCTATTGATGAACAATCTGCAGACATTGCAATAGGTGTCGATCAAGCAATTGAAGCGCGTGAAGGTAAAATGACTGACGAAGAAATTGAAGCAATTGGTGCTGGTGACCAAGGTTTAATGTTTGGATTTGCTTGTAATGAGACGGAGGAGCTTATGCCTCTTCCAATTTCATTAGCCCATAAGCTTTCTCGCCGTTTATCAGAAGCACGGAAAAAACAAATCATTCCCTACCTTCGTCCTGATGGAAAGACACAAGTGACGATTGAGTATGATGAAAATGATCATCCGGTTCGTGTTGATACCATTGTTATTTCGACCCAACACCATCCAGGTGTTAGTTTAGAAAAAATCAAGCAAGATTTGAAGAAATATGTAATTGAACCTGTAGTTTCTAAAGAATTAATTGACGAAAATACGAAATATTTTATTAATCCAACAGGTCGATTTGTTATCGGTGGACCACAAGGTGATGCTGGTCTAACAGGAAGAAAGATTATCGTCGATACGTACGGAGGGTACGCACGTCATGGAGGCGGTGCATTCTCAGGTAAGGATCCTACAAAGGTTGATCGTTCAGCAGCATACGCGGCTCGTTACGTGGCGAAAAATATTGTCGCATCTGGCTTAGCGGACAAAGTAGAGGTACAGCTCGCCTATGCAATCGGAGTTGCACAGCCTGTTTCCATTTCTATTGATACATTTGGTACTGGTAAAGTTTCTGAAGATATCCTTGTAGAAGTTGTTCGGCAAAACTTTGATTTGCGTCCTGCTGGAATTATTAAAATGCTTCGTTTACGTCGTCCGATATATAAACAAACAGCTGCATTTGGACATTTTGGACGGACAGATATTGAACTTCCATGGGAACTTACGGATAAAGCGGATGATTTACGTAATCAAGCTTTAAATCGTTAA
- the pckA gene encoding phosphoenolpyruvate carboxykinase (ATP): MSSVSISNELNELLMGKNVHIQLSVPQLVEKVLNRNEGLLTSTGAVRATTGKYTGRSPKDKYIVEEASTKDKIDWGSVNQPISEEVFTNLYHKVIHYLKEKDEVFVFKGFAGADKKHQLPIQVINEYAWNNLFAHQLFIRPNEDELKDHKAEFTVISAPNFKADPSVDGTKSETFIIISFERRTVLIGGTEYAGEIKKSIFSIMNYLLPENNILPMHCSANVGREGDVSLFFGLSGTGKTTLSADPNRRLIGDDEHGWSSNGVFNIEGGCYAKCINLSREKEPQIFDAIRFGSVLENVVVDEDTRVADYDDSTLTENTRAAYPIEAIDNIVVPSIAGHPNTIIFLTADAFGVLPPIAKLTKEQAMYHFLSGYTSKLAGTERGITSPQATFSTCFGSPFLPLPATRYAEMLGEKIDEHNAKVYLVNTGWTGGEYGVGNRMKLAYTRAMVQSALEGELTNVETVKDEIFGLEIPLHVPGVPDEVLQPNKTWADQDAYEKKAKELAAKFRENLKKFTNVSNDIEQKGGPIA, translated from the coding sequence ATGAGTTCTGTAAGTATTTCCAACGAATTAAATGAATTGTTAATGGGAAAAAACGTGCACATTCAATTGTCTGTTCCACAACTAGTTGAAAAAGTGTTAAACCGTAATGAAGGTTTGTTAACTTCCACTGGTGCAGTCCGAGCCACAACTGGAAAGTATACAGGACGCTCCCCTAAAGATAAATATATCGTAGAGGAAGCATCTACAAAAGATAAAATTGATTGGGGTTCCGTCAATCAGCCTATTTCGGAAGAGGTTTTCACAAACCTTTATCATAAAGTGATTCATTATTTAAAAGAAAAAGATGAGGTTTTCGTATTTAAAGGCTTTGCTGGCGCTGATAAAAAACATCAATTGCCAATTCAAGTGATCAATGAATATGCTTGGAACAATTTATTCGCCCATCAATTATTCATCCGTCCAAATGAAGATGAATTAAAAGATCATAAAGCAGAATTTACTGTCATTTCAGCTCCAAATTTCAAAGCTGATCCTTCAGTAGATGGTACAAAATCAGAAACATTCATTATTATTTCATTTGAACGTCGTACTGTTTTAATCGGGGGAACTGAATACGCCGGAGAAATTAAAAAATCTATTTTCTCAATTATGAATTATTTATTGCCTGAGAATAACATTTTACCAATGCACTGTTCTGCAAATGTTGGCCGCGAAGGTGATGTTTCCTTATTTTTCGGACTTTCTGGTACTGGTAAAACAACATTATCCGCAGATCCAAATCGCCGCTTAATCGGTGATGATGAGCACGGCTGGTCTTCTAACGGAGTATTTAATATTGAAGGCGGCTGTTATGCAAAATGTATTAATTTATCCCGTGAAAAAGAACCGCAAATATTTGATGCAATCCGATTCGGCTCTGTTTTAGAAAATGTTGTTGTTGATGAAGATACACGTGTTGCTGATTATGACGACAGCACATTAACGGAAAATACTCGTGCAGCTTATCCGATTGAAGCAATTGATAATATTGTTGTTCCTAGTATTGCTGGACATCCAAATACAATTATTTTTCTAACTGCTGATGCCTTTGGAGTTTTACCTCCAATTGCAAAATTAACAAAAGAACAGGCTATGTATCATTTCCTAAGCGGATATACAAGTAAGTTAGCTGGTACAGAACGTGGAATTACTTCTCCTCAAGCAACGTTTTCAACTTGTTTCGGTTCACCGTTCCTACCGCTACCTGCAACTCGTTATGCGGAAATGCTTGGTGAGAAAATTGATGAACACAATGCAAAAGTTTATTTAGTAAATACAGGCTGGACAGGAGGAGAATATGGCGTTGGAAACCGAATGAAGCTTGCTTATACAAGAGCAATGGTTCAATCTGCTTTAGAAGGCGAATTAACCAACGTTGAAACCGTTAAAGATGAAATTTTCGGTTTAGAAATTCCGTTGCATGTTCCAGGTGTTCCTGATGAAGTTCTTCAACCAAATAAAACGTGGGCAGACCAAGATGCTTACGAAAAGAAAGCGAAAGAACTCGCTGCTAAATTCCGTGAGAACTTAAAAAAATTCACAAATGTTTCAAATGACATTGAGCAAAAAGGCGGACCTATTGCTTAA
- a CDS encoding TIGR01212 family radical SAM protein (This family includes YhcC from E. coli K-12, an uncharacterized radical SAM protein.) translates to MTQNPFPYASDNKRYYTWNYHLRKVFGHKVFKIALDAGFDCPNRDGTVAFGGCTFCSAAGSGDFAGNRADSLETQFKEIKEKMHRKWKDGKYMAYFQAFTNTHAPLDVLRESYETVLKQEGVVGLSIATRPDCLPDDVVEYLAELNKRTYLWVELGLQTVHERTAQLINRAHDYECYLEGVNKLRKHGIRICAHIINGLPLETKDMMMETAREVANLDVQGIKIHLLHLLKGTPMEKQYEKGMLTFLTFEEYIHLVCNQLEILPPDMVIHRITGDGPIDLMIGPMWSVNKWEVLNAIDAELKRRNSWQGKFFEHGCREETI, encoded by the coding sequence GTGACTCAAAATCCTTTCCCTTATGCAAGTGATAATAAACGTTACTATACTTGGAATTATCATTTACGAAAAGTATTTGGTCATAAAGTTTTTAAAATCGCTTTGGATGCAGGTTTTGACTGCCCAAATCGTGATGGTACTGTCGCTTTTGGAGGCTGTACTTTTTGCAGTGCAGCAGGATCTGGAGATTTTGCAGGTAACCGTGCTGACAGCCTAGAAACACAATTTAAAGAGATTAAAGAAAAAATGCACCGAAAGTGGAAAGACGGAAAATATATGGCCTATTTCCAAGCATTTACGAATACTCATGCACCTCTTGATGTTTTGCGTGAAAGCTACGAAACGGTGTTGAAGCAAGAAGGTGTTGTTGGACTCTCGATTGCAACGAGACCAGACTGCTTACCTGATGATGTAGTAGAATATTTAGCAGAGCTTAATAAACGCACATATTTGTGGGTCGAGCTGGGTTTACAAACCGTACACGAAAGAACAGCCCAACTTATTAATCGAGCACATGATTATGAATGCTACCTTGAGGGTGTAAATAAACTCCGTAAACACGGAATTCGTATTTGTGCCCATATTATTAACGGGCTTCCTCTTGAAACAAAAGATATGATGATGGAAACAGCAAGAGAAGTTGCAAATCTCGACGTACAAGGAATCAAAATTCATTTATTACACCTTTTAAAAGGAACTCCAATGGAAAAACAATACGAAAAAGGAATGCTTACATTTTTAACATTTGAAGAATATATTCATTTAGTATGCAATCAACTTGAAATTTTACCACCTGATATGGTTATTCACCGAATTACTGGCGATGGACCAATCGATTTAATGATTGGACCGATGTGGAGTGTTAATAAGTGGGAAGTGTTAAATGCAATAGATGCAGAATTAAAACGCCGAAATAGTTGGCAAGGAAAATTCTTTGAACATGGTTGTCGAGAGGAAACAATATGA